The Brachionichthys hirsutus isolate HB-005 chromosome 3, CSIRO-AGI_Bhir_v1, whole genome shotgun sequence genome has a window encoding:
- the rap1gapl gene encoding rap1 GTPase-activating protein 1 isoform X2 — translation MERDKRNDLSSSRKRSFTFGAYGSVDRFTCGDETRTESAESNILDILDSPDSERKPFLSASSSSQRDTELFEIIEKLQGSRIDEQRCEFPLPLKSQFSTLGGDLPLVLPSKLGGYWIDPPLEKPVDYHHSFTAVDPSLGPLVLSVCLEDEENKLRVILRMKECSLHGVFSVSLFPNIPSAVELAKMLCDRVTVSNFDVVCYLKAPELITAFDEHRVSPNFKFGILWQKDGQFTEEDILSNNEETEEFKEFLSILGDTIQLQGFTGFRGGLDVCHGQTGNEAVFTSFQGRQIMFHVATKLPFTDGDPQQLQRKRHIGNDIVALVYQEGRPPFLSDVVKSHFLHCFLVVRRIQTGEEKGETSYQVSVTAREDVPPFGPALPDPPIFAERSLLRDFLLTKLINAEISCYKAQQFSRLELRTRSSLLESLQAELSTRSQCMMGHPSLSGVSSSEGARGASEGSGGFIENFKRAIRVRSHSFESLGVPRKIGGSAAQKSKTEKDGDSDKSPGLLPALSDSLCTTELRDQASPQEVT, via the exons ATGGAGAGAGACAAGAGGAATGACTTGTCTTCCTCTCGCAAGAGAAGTTTTACTTTTGGGGCATACGGAAG TGTGGACAGATTCACATGTGGGGATGAGACCAG AACTGAATCTGCAGAGAGCAACATACTGGACATCCTGGACTCTCCTGACAGTGAGAGGAAGCCGTTCCTctctgccagcagcagcagccagagg GACACCGAGCTGTTTGAAATCATTGAAAAGCTGCAG GGCAGCAGGATCGATGAGCAGAGGTGTGAATTCCCTCTTCCTCTGAAG TCTCAGTTTTCAACATTAGGCGGAGATCTGCCGCTCGTCCTTCCTTCAAAGTTAGGAGGCTACTGGATAGACCCCCCTCTGGAGAAACCTGTAGAT TACCATCACTCGTTCACAGCAGTGGATCCATCTCTTGGGCCTctggttctctctgtgtgtttggaggatgaggagaacaaGCTACGGGTGATACTACG GATGAAGGAATGCTCTCTGCATGGAGTTTTCTCAGTCTCTCTTTTCCCAAACATTCCATCTGCTGTTGAATTAGCAAAG ATGCTTTGTGACAGAGTGACTGTCTCAAATTTTGATGTGGTCTGCTACCTCAAG GCGCCTGAACTCATAACAGCATTTGATGAACACAGAGTCTCTCCAAATTTCAAGTTTGGCATTTTGTGGCAAAAGGATGGGCAg TTCACCGAGGAGGACATACTTAGTAACAATGAGGAAACTGAAGAGTTTAAAGAGTTCCTTTCTATTCTGGGAGACACCATTCAACTGCAAGGCTTTACCGG GTTCAGAGGAGGGCTGGATGTCTGTCATggtcaaacaggaaatgaggcAGTCTTCACTTCCTTTCAAGGGAGACAAATCATGTTCCACGTTGCGACTAAACTGCCTTTtacagacggtgacccacagcAG TTACAAAGAAAAAGACATATTGGTAACGACATTGTAGCGTTGGTCTACCAGGAGGGTCGACCCCCTTTCCTGTCTGATGTTGTCAAGTCTCACTTTCTCCACTGTTTCCTGGTGGTCCGGCGGATTcagacaggagaggagaaaggTGAAACTTCATACCAG GTGTCTGTCACAGCCAGAGAGGATGTCCCTCCCTTTGGTCCGGCCCTTCCTGATCCTCCCATCTTTGCAGAG CGTTCACTCCTGAGAGACTTCCTTCTGACCAAACTCATCAATGCGGAGATTTCCTGCTATAAGGCTCAACAGTTCAGCAGACTAGAG CTGCGCACTCGTTCATCACTCCTAGAGAGCTTGCAGGCTGAACTCTCCACCCGTTCCCAGTGCATGATGGGACATCCATCGCTGTCTGGCGTCTCATCTTCTGAAGGTGCTCGTGGGGCATCTGAGGGGAGTGGAGGATTCATTGAAAACTTTAAG AGAGCCATAAGAGTGCGAAGCCATTCCTTTGAAAGTCTTGGGGTACCCAGAAAGATTGGTGGCAGTGCAGCACAAAAGTCTAAG acagaaaaagatgGAGACAG TGACAAATCGCCGGGACTTCTACCTGCACTCTCTGACAGTCTGTGCACAACTGAACTCAGGGATCAAGCAAGTCCTCAAGAAGTCACATAA
- the rap1gapl gene encoding rap1 GTPase-activating protein 2 isoform X1 — translation MERDKRNDLSSSRKRSFTFGAYGSVDRFTCGDETRTESAESNILDILDSPDSERKPFLSASSSSQRDTELFEIIEKLQGSRIDEQRCEFPLPLKSQFSTLGGDLPLVLPSKLGGYWIDPPLEKPVDVSPTSSHYGFDPESYDIMERDKEAKIYHEFFRSRYHHSFTAVDPSLGPLVLSVCLEDEENKLRVILRMKECSLHGVFSVSLFPNIPSAVELAKMLCDRVTVSNFDVVCYLKAPELITAFDEHRVSPNFKFGILWQKDGQFTEEDILSNNEETEEFKEFLSILGDTIQLQGFTGFRGGLDVCHGQTGNEAVFTSFQGRQIMFHVATKLPFTDGDPQQLQRKRHIGNDIVALVYQEGRPPFLSDVVKSHFLHCFLVVRRIQTGEEKGETSYQVSVTAREDVPPFGPALPDPPIFAERSLLRDFLLTKLINAEISCYKAQQFSRLELRTRSSLLESLQAELSTRSQCMMGHPSLSGVSSSEGARGASEGSGGFIENFKRAIRVRSHSFESLGVPRKIGGSAAQKSKTEKDGDSDKSPGLLPALSDSLCTTELRDQASPQEVT, via the exons ATGGAGAGAGACAAGAGGAATGACTTGTCTTCCTCTCGCAAGAGAAGTTTTACTTTTGGGGCATACGGAAG TGTGGACAGATTCACATGTGGGGATGAGACCAG AACTGAATCTGCAGAGAGCAACATACTGGACATCCTGGACTCTCCTGACAGTGAGAGGAAGCCGTTCCTctctgccagcagcagcagccagagg GACACCGAGCTGTTTGAAATCATTGAAAAGCTGCAG GGCAGCAGGATCGATGAGCAGAGGTGTGAATTCCCTCTTCCTCTGAAG TCTCAGTTTTCAACATTAGGCGGAGATCTGCCGCTCGTCCTTCCTTCAAAGTTAGGAGGCTACTGGATAGACCCCCCTCTGGAGAAACCTGTAGATGTGAGTCCCACTTCTTCCCACTATGGCTTTGATCCAGAGAGTTATGACATCatggagagagataaagaggcCAAAATCTACCATGAGTTCTTTCGCTCACGA TACCATCACTCGTTCACAGCAGTGGATCCATCTCTTGGGCCTctggttctctctgtgtgtttggaggatgaggagaacaaGCTACGGGTGATACTACG GATGAAGGAATGCTCTCTGCATGGAGTTTTCTCAGTCTCTCTTTTCCCAAACATTCCATCTGCTGTTGAATTAGCAAAG ATGCTTTGTGACAGAGTGACTGTCTCAAATTTTGATGTGGTCTGCTACCTCAAG GCGCCTGAACTCATAACAGCATTTGATGAACACAGAGTCTCTCCAAATTTCAAGTTTGGCATTTTGTGGCAAAAGGATGGGCAg TTCACCGAGGAGGACATACTTAGTAACAATGAGGAAACTGAAGAGTTTAAAGAGTTCCTTTCTATTCTGGGAGACACCATTCAACTGCAAGGCTTTACCGG GTTCAGAGGAGGGCTGGATGTCTGTCATggtcaaacaggaaatgaggcAGTCTTCACTTCCTTTCAAGGGAGACAAATCATGTTCCACGTTGCGACTAAACTGCCTTTtacagacggtgacccacagcAG TTACAAAGAAAAAGACATATTGGTAACGACATTGTAGCGTTGGTCTACCAGGAGGGTCGACCCCCTTTCCTGTCTGATGTTGTCAAGTCTCACTTTCTCCACTGTTTCCTGGTGGTCCGGCGGATTcagacaggagaggagaaaggTGAAACTTCATACCAG GTGTCTGTCACAGCCAGAGAGGATGTCCCTCCCTTTGGTCCGGCCCTTCCTGATCCTCCCATCTTTGCAGAG CGTTCACTCCTGAGAGACTTCCTTCTGACCAAACTCATCAATGCGGAGATTTCCTGCTATAAGGCTCAACAGTTCAGCAGACTAGAG CTGCGCACTCGTTCATCACTCCTAGAGAGCTTGCAGGCTGAACTCTCCACCCGTTCCCAGTGCATGATGGGACATCCATCGCTGTCTGGCGTCTCATCTTCTGAAGGTGCTCGTGGGGCATCTGAGGGGAGTGGAGGATTCATTGAAAACTTTAAG AGAGCCATAAGAGTGCGAAGCCATTCCTTTGAAAGTCTTGGGGTACCCAGAAAGATTGGTGGCAGTGCAGCACAAAAGTCTAAG acagaaaaagatgGAGACAG TGACAAATCGCCGGGACTTCTACCTGCACTCTCTGACAGTCTGTGCACAACTGAACTCAGGGATCAAGCAAGTCCTCAAGAAGTCACATAA
- the gstk1 gene encoding glutathione S-transferase kappa 1 has product MSSRKVIELFYDVVSPYSWLGFEIMCRYRHVWNMELKLRPAFLGGIMHGSGNKPPGLVPNKFLYMTKDINRLTEYFGVPLQAPSDPFEVMFNKGSLSAMRFITAVQEREEGGDKLAEQVSRALWRRIWSEDKDITEPASLSEAAVKAGLSVNETKELLELSTSKQVKDKLKKTTQDALDYGAFGFPLMVCHLNGKPEIFFGNDRYEVMAHIIGEKWLGPHPDQASAKL; this is encoded by the exons ATGTCGTCCCGGAAAGTGATTGAATTGTTCTACGATGTTGTTTCTCCGTACTCTTGGTTAGGCTTTGAG ATCATGTGCCGCTACAGACATGTTTGGAACATGGAGCTCAAACTGCGTCCTGCTTTTCTGGGCGGCATCATGCACGGATCAG GCAACAAGCCCCCTGGTCTGGTTCCAAACAAATTCCTGTACATGACCAAGGACATAAACCGCTTAACAGAGTATTTTGGCGTTCCCCTGCAGGCTCCATCTGATCCCTTTGAGGTTATGTTCAACAAAG GCTCCTTGTCCGCAATGCGATTTATAACAGCAGtacaagagagggaggagggtggagaCAAGCTGGCGGAGCAGGTGTCACGGGCGCTGTGGAGAAGGATCTGGAGTGAGGACAAAGACATCACTGAACCTGCATCACTGTCCGAG GCAGCGGTGAAAGCAGGATTGTCTGTCAATGAGACTAAAGAATTACTGGAGCTGTCCACCTCAAAGCAGGTCAAAGACAAGCTGAAAAAAACAACGCAGGATGCACTTGATTATGGG GCATTCGGCTTCCCCTTGATGGTGTGCCATTTAAATGGAAAGCCAGAGATCTTTTTTGGCAATGACAGATATGAGGTCATGGCCCACATCATTG GAGAGAAGTGGCTGGGACCTCATCCTGATCAAGCATCGGCCAAACTGTGA
- the styk1b gene encoding tyrosine-protein kinase STYK1b, with translation MSSGSNPGSQCSQGDSLCEIRVYEQEVIIVPTLLLASFLVTLVFILLLRYCPEKVDRIRPKSSKSGVRRVLHGIDAPPGINVLEHESIALGVPSSYSTFNPPNNYLSKNLSDSVDTASFLRSPPPPQAFTPTFTPIVQPRELPRQRLPESFNLVSPLTTAFSLRSTPVSLFRARMENRNVVLRVLNDSADDTERHNFLGFASFLAELGPHPFLPELLGVVSLRAPLVTIMEELENKDLLSFLWRCRQENVNPPCEITERRIFTMAKQVASALEFMHSKDLLHGNIRAHSVLITKDLTAKLWGLHGVHARKNKETTQKDDPSMKKWQAPEILAKRPAGQSSDIWSFGILLYEMATMGDAPLAEIPSNELLQFHQRGKSLKKPSNCSSMLHSVIKGCCQWKDQDRLSLAELSRKLLSGEKSASDKVLKASGNINIEQYLQEAGYGEINSYTIF, from the exons ATGTCTTCAGGCTCAAATCCAGGCTCCCAGTGCAGTCAGGGGGATTCTCTCTGTG AGATCCGGGTGTATGAGCAGGAGGTGATCATTGTGCCCACGTTGCTGCTGGCCAGCTTCCTGGTCACTCTGGTCTTCATCCTTCTGCTGCGCTACTGTCCAGAGAAAGTCGACCGCATTCGCCCAAAGTCCTCCAAGTCAGGCGTCAGGAGAGTGCTCCATGGCATCGACG cTCCGCCGGGCATCAATGTCCTGGAGCATGAAAGCATCGCTCTGGGTGTACCCAGTTCCTACTCCACCTTCAACCCCCCAAACAATTATCTATCCAAAAACCTCTCGGACTCTGTGGACACAGCGTCTTTCCTGCGCagcccaccaccaccacaggcCTTCACGCCCACTTTCACCCCCATAGTTCAGCCCAGAGAGTTGCCCCGCCAGAGGCTACCCGAGTCCTTCAACCTGGTTTCCCCACTTACCACAGCTTTCTCCCTGCGCTCCACCCCTGTGTCCCTCTTCAGGGCACGTATGGAAAACAGGAATGTGGTTTTACGAGTCTTAAATG ACTCTGCTGAtgacacagaaagacacaactTCCTGGGATTTGCGTCCTTCCTGGCCGAGCTGGGACCACATCCCTTCCTGCCAGAGCTTCTCGGTGTGGTCTCACTTCGAGCTCCTCTGGTTACaatcatggaggagctggagaacaaaGACCTGCTCAGCTTCCTGTGGCGATGCAGACAG GAAAACGTGAATCCTCCATGTGAGATTACTGAAAGACGAATATTTACCATGGCCAAGCAGGTGGCCTCTGCACTG GAGTTCATGCACAGCAAAGATCTTCTCCACGGAAACATTCGTGCCCACAGCGTGCTCATCACCAAGGATCTCACAGCCAAGCTTTGGGGCCTGCATGGAGTCCATGCAAGGAAAAATAAGGAAACCACCCAGAAGGATGATCCCAGCATGAAGAAGTGGCAGGCGCCAGAGATTTTAGCGAAGAGACCTGCTGGCCAGAGCAGCGACAT CTGGTCATTTGGCATCTTACTATATGAAATGGCGACAATGG GTGATGCCCCACTTGCAGAAATCCCAAGTAATGAACTTCTTCAGTTTCATCAAAGAGGGAAAAGTCTGAAAAAGCCTTCCAACTGTTCCAGCATGCT TCACTCCGTCATTAAGGGTTGTTGTCAGTGGAAGGATCAAGATCGACTCTCTCTGGCTGAGCTGAGCCGCAAGCTCCTCTCAGGAGAGAAAAGTGCTTCGGACAAAGTCTTGAAGGCATCGGGGAATATCAACATCGAGCAATACCTGCAGGAGGCAGGATATGGGGAAATTAACAGCTACACTATTTTCTGA
- the phc1 gene encoding polyhomeotic-like protein 1 yields the protein MEGGEDQNAGTTNGNPQTSGNSRAPQIAHMSLYERQAVQALQALQRQPNAAQYFQQLMLQQQISSAQLHNLAAVQQATLAASRQSNTPSNSMPQAPTTVNISTTSTGGTVTNPRPHGPAASATTAALNQSVLLGGNSTGQGQMYLRVNRSLRAPLASQLIFMPGGTATATVATVAQTQQQQQQQHQQQQQQHEVAPASAQSDNDQVQNLALHCAPRPVAVKSELPERKDGASFPVGQQQQQQQRQQQMTKTNFPQQSTANTMAVKTGNQAPMNVAPAASIAPSSTSSTGVPLSQLLLSSSTAPMILVPTSNVPTTTQGYPIGSVTTKANVNTQTLVVQPLQQASTNADKGPVPIQPKTAQGHRLPAQMSPRHPPPILPAPPSNNTPHIPVQLVGARQGSAGNTQAVALAQVRSGTGQESTVAGNLNTVSSNGAMIKPTIGSLKRKSDSDTPNEMVTEASDSAPMKDSAPPLSPAPTKDLAPSAAAAFPSPPTLSLPLPLSRIGLGDKDRPPVPHAVVKPQVLTHLIEGFVIQEGAEPFPVAGLLKDRDFALAGRSENGPGLLKCEYCGSLAPASQFRGSKRFCTNTCAKRYNVSCSQHFKSSRGRSAAGQAPPPAPTETTARRRGPSRRSSSNNTSNKVSTRHLPVKCHSESSHSEDVSSDGEGEEDDESPSLSPGSSNSCSRAGHCAPLSDSSAPGSLPLEGANFLSATPAQWSVEEVFRFISSLQGCEELAAQFLSQEIDGQALMLLREDHLISTMNIKLGPALKICASINTLRE from the exons ATGGAGGGAGGTGAAGACCAAAACGCCGGCACCACCAATGGAAATCCTCAGACGAGTGGGAACTCTCGGGCGCCGCAGATAGCGCACATGTCTCTGTATGAGAGACAGgctgtacag GCTCTCCAAGCGCTGCAAAGACAACCAAATGCAGCTCAGTACTTCCAGCAActcatgctgcagcagcagatcagcAGTGCTCAACTCCACAATCTGGCCGCGGTGCAACAG GCCACACTTGCAGCAAGTCGGCAGTCCAATACTCCGAGTAACAGCATGCCCCAGGCACCCACCACT GTCAACATAAGCACCACGTCTACAGGAGGTACCGTGACTAATCCCCGACCTCATGGCCCAGCCGCGTCTGCAACAACAGCAGCTCTCAATCAGTCAGTGTTGTTGGGTGGAAACTCTACAGGACAGGGACAGATGTATCTCAGG GTCAACCGCTCTCTCAGAGCGCCCCTTGCCTCTCAGCTCATCTTCATGCCTGGTGGTACGGCAACTGCTACCGTAGCAACAGTTGCccagacacaacaacaacaacaacagcagcaccagcagcagcagcagcagcatgaagtTGCTCCTGCCAGTGCCCAGTCTGACAATGATCAG GTGCAGAATCTCGCCTTACACTGTGCCCCCAGACCGGTTGCAGTCAAGTCTGAGCTTCCAGAGAGGAAAGATGGAGCCAGTTTTCCTgttggtcagcagcagcagcaacaacaacggCAACAACAAATGACCAAAACGAACTTTCCCCAGCAGTCAACAGCCAACACTATGGCTGTAAAGACTGGAAACCAAGCTCCCATGAACGTCGCTCCCGCAGCGTCTATCGctccatcctccacctcctccacaggaGTTCCTCTCTCACAGCTTCTCCTGTCCTCATCCACCGCCCCGATGATCCTGGTGCCCACCTCAAATGTCCCGACCACCACCCAGGGCTACCCTATTGGATCCGTGACCACAAAAGCCAACGTTAACACCCAGACTCTGGTAGTGCAGCCCTTACAACAGGCCAGCACCAATGCAGACAAAGGTCCTGTGCCGATACAGCCCAAGACGGCTCAAGGACACCGTTTACCTGCGCAGATGTCCCCTCGACACCCACCTCCAATTCTTCCAGCGCCACCCAGCAACAACACACCGCACATCCCTGTGCAGCTTGTGGGAGCCAGGCAGGGCTCGGCAGGAAATACACAGGCTGTGGCCCTGGCACAGGTACGAAGCGGCACAGGCCAGGAAAGTACAGTTGCTGGGAATCTTAACACAGTCTCCAGCAACGGTGCTATG ATAAAGCCTACCATTGGCTCTCTGAAGAGAAAATCGGACAGCGATACTCCAAATGAGATGGTAACAGAGGCTTCAGACTCTGCACCAATGAAAGATTCTGCTCCTCCTTTGTCTCCGGCCCCGACAAAGGATTTGG ctccttctgcagctgctgccttcCCATCTCCTCCTACCCTATCTTTGCCTCTGCCCTTGTCAAGAATCGGTCTTGGGGACAAAGACAGACCGCCTGTCCCTCACGCAGTGGTCAAACCTCAAGTCCTCACCCACCTCATAGAGGGCTTTGTAATCCAGGAAGGAGCTGAGCCCTTCCCT GTGGCTGGACTCCTCAAAGACAGAGATTTTGCCTTGGCTGGCCGCTCAGAGAACGGACCTGGAT tGTTAAAGTGTGAGTACTGTGGAAGCCTTGCCCCCGCCAGCCAGTTCAGAGGATCAAAGAGGTTTTGTACCAATACCTGTGCTAAGAG GTATAATGTGAGCTGCAGTCAACACTTCAAGTcgagcagaggaagaagtgcTGCAGgccaggctccgcccccagcACCCACTGAGACCACTGCTAGGCGAAGGGGACCCTCTCGCAGGAGCAGTTCTAACAACACCTCTAATAAAGTATCAACCAGGCATCTGCCTGTCAAG TGTCACTCAGAGTCCAGCCATTCGGAGGATGTGTCCAGTgatggggagggagaggaggacgaCGAGTCTCCTTCACTGTCCCCTGGCTCTTCAAACTCCTGCTCCAGAGCCGGACACTGCGCCCCGCTGTCTGACAGCTCGGCCCCTGGCAGCCTCCCACTAGAGGGGGCCAACTTTCTCTCAGCAACTCCTGCTCAGTGGAGCGTAGAAGAAGTCTTCAGGTTTATCTCTTCACTTCAAG gttgTGAAGAGTTGGCCGCCCAGTTTTTGTCACAGGAAATCGACGGCCAGGCTCTGATGCTTCTGCGAGAAGACCATCTCATCTCCACCATGAATATCAAGCTGGGTCCCGCCCTCAAGATCTGTGCCTCCATCAACACCCTGCGCGAGTGA
- the m6pr gene encoding cation-dependent mannose-6-phosphate receptor yields MANRHGVESILVWTLAIQLVLCGRGVFTANGTKNCKLFSESKSELNVLNRLESLAHKNFTSEVKIGDDSYSYTFQLCGDAGGVAGAGVIQVDSKKKETKPTVIGMYNSTQAIGGSDWVMLIYRNGDTYDGHCSKEKRKAIIMISCNRDIDVGRLEVVLEDREREQDCFYLFELDCSGVCPVVQSQLGTGSIILIIVFSLFILYLIGGFLYQRFIVGAKGMEQFPNYAFWVEVGNRLADGCDFVCRAGNRDEASPYRGVVTEPLEEEPDERDDHLLPM; encoded by the exons ATGGCCAACAGACACGGAGTGGAGTCCATCTTGGTGTGGACCCTTGCTATTCAGCTTGTCCTGTGTGGGAGAGGGGTGTTCACTGCCAACGGCACCAAGAACTGCAAACTGTTCTCCGAGTCTAAATCAGAACTGAATGTCCTCAATCGACTCGAGTCACTTGCCCATAAGAA CTTTACATCCGAGGTCAAGATTGGAGACGATAGCTACTCTTACACATTTCAGTTGTGTGGGGATGCCGGGGGTGTTGCAGGAGCTGGAGTTATTCAGGTGGACAGCAAGAAAAAGGAAACTAAGCCAACGGTGATTGGCATGTATAATTCAACACAGGCCATTGGAGGAA GTGACTGGGTGATGTTGATTTACAGAAATGGTGACACATACGATGGACACTGTtccaaggagaagaggaaagccATTATTATGATCTCTTGCAACAGGGACATAGATGTG GGCCGACTGGAGGTGGTGCTggaggacagggagagggagCAGGACTGCTTCTACCTGTTTGAGCTGGACTGCAGTGGAGTATGCCCAGTTGTTCAGTCTCAGCTCGGCACCGGCTCCATAATACTCATCAT TGTCTTCAGTCTATTCATTCTTTACCTCATTGGAGGCTTCTTATACCAGCGATTCATTGTCGGAGCCAAAGGAATGGAGCAGTTCCCAAACTATGCTTTCTGGGTGGAGGTTGGAAACCGGTTGGCG GATGGATGTGACTTTGTGTGCCGGGCAGGGAATCGTGACGAAGCCTCACCATACAGAGGAGTCGTTACAGAGCCTTTAGAAGAAGAGCCAGATGAGAGGGATGACCACTTACTACCGATGTGA